Proteins from a single region of Nocardiopsis dassonvillei subsp. dassonvillei DSM 43111:
- a CDS encoding DNA repair helicase XPB: MSCLIVQSDKTLLLEVDHELAGECRRAIAPFAELERAPEHVHTYRITPLALWNSRAAGHDAEQVVDALIRFSKFPVPHSLLVDIAETMDRYGRLRLVGDPRHGLVLESSDRAVLEEVVRAKKLKGMLGERLGEDSVAVHPSERGNLKQALLKIGWPAEDLAGYVDGEAHPIDLDQDGWELRGYQREAAESFHAGGSGVVVLPCGAGKTVVGAAAMAMTGATTLILVTNTVSVHQWKTELLRRTSLTEDEIGEYSGTRKEIRPVTIATYQVMAARRKGVYTHLELFDARDWGLVVYDEVHLLPAPIFRMTADLQARRRLGLTATLVREDGREGDVFSLIGPKRYDAPWKDMENQGWIAPADCVEVRVDLSEAERLAYATAEPEDRYRFCASSETKTSVVREIVERHPDEQVLVIGSYIDQLDELGASLGAPVIKGETRNKERERLFDAFRSGDLRTLVVSKVANFSIDLPEAGVAVQVSGSFGSRQEEAQRLGRVLRPKADGRAARFYAVVARDTLDQDYAAHRQRFLAEQGYAYRITDAGDLLSGEEI, encoded by the coding sequence TTGTCCTGCCTGATCGTCCAGTCCGACAAGACGCTCCTGCTGGAGGTCGACCACGAGCTGGCCGGCGAGTGCCGCCGGGCCATCGCCCCCTTCGCCGAACTCGAACGCGCGCCCGAACACGTGCACACCTACCGGATCACACCGCTGGCCCTGTGGAACTCCCGTGCCGCCGGGCACGACGCCGAGCAGGTCGTGGACGCGCTGATCCGGTTCTCCAAGTTCCCGGTGCCGCACTCGCTGCTGGTGGACATCGCCGAAACAATGGACCGCTACGGGCGGCTGCGGCTCGTGGGCGACCCGCGGCACGGTCTGGTCCTGGAGTCCTCCGACCGCGCCGTGCTGGAGGAGGTCGTCCGCGCCAAGAAGCTCAAGGGCATGCTGGGCGAGCGGCTGGGCGAGGACTCGGTCGCCGTGCACCCGAGCGAGCGCGGCAACCTCAAGCAGGCGCTGCTCAAGATCGGGTGGCCCGCCGAGGACCTGGCCGGGTACGTGGACGGCGAGGCGCACCCCATCGACCTCGACCAGGACGGCTGGGAGCTGCGCGGCTACCAGAGGGAGGCCGCGGAGAGCTTCCACGCGGGCGGGTCCGGCGTGGTGGTCCTGCCGTGCGGCGCGGGAAAGACCGTGGTCGGCGCGGCGGCGATGGCCATGACCGGGGCGACCACGCTCATCCTGGTGACGAACACGGTGTCGGTGCACCAGTGGAAGACCGAGCTGCTGCGGCGCACCTCGCTGACCGAGGACGAGATCGGCGAGTACTCGGGCACCCGCAAGGAGATCCGCCCCGTCACCATCGCGACCTACCAGGTCATGGCGGCCAGGCGCAAGGGCGTGTACACGCACCTGGAGCTGTTCGACGCCCGCGACTGGGGCCTGGTCGTCTACGACGAGGTGCACCTGCTGCCCGCGCCGATCTTCCGGATGACCGCCGACCTCCAGGCCCGGCGCCGACTGGGCCTGACCGCGACCCTGGTGCGCGAGGACGGCCGCGAGGGCGACGTGTTCTCGCTGATCGGCCCCAAGCGCTACGACGCGCCGTGGAAGGACATGGAGAACCAGGGGTGGATCGCCCCCGCGGACTGCGTCGAGGTGCGGGTGGACCTGTCGGAGGCCGAGCGGCTGGCGTACGCGACCGCCGAGCCGGAGGACCGCTACCGGTTCTGCGCCTCCTCCGAGACCAAGACCTCGGTGGTCCGGGAGATCGTGGAGCGCCACCCCGATGAGCAGGTGCTGGTCATCGGCTCCTACATCGACCAGCTGGACGAGCTCGGCGCGTCGCTGGGCGCGCCGGTGATCAAGGGCGAGACCCGCAACAAGGAGCGCGAGCGCCTCTTCGACGCCTTCCGCTCCGGGGACCTGCGGACGCTGGTGGTGTCGAAGGTCGCGAACTTCTCCATCGACCTGCCCGAGGCCGGTGTCGCGGTGCAGGTGTCGGGGTCCTTCGGCTCGCGGCAGGAGGAGGCGCAGCGGCTCGGCCGGGTACTGCGCCCCAAGGCCGACGGCCGCGCCGCCCGCTTCTACGCGGTGGTGGCGCGCGACACCCTCGACCAGGACTACGCCGCGCACCGGCAGCGCTTCCTGGCCGAGCAGGGGTACGCCTACCGGATCACCGACGCCGGCGACCTGCTGTCGGGCGAGGAGATCTGA
- a CDS encoding cold-shock protein produces the protein MPTGKVKWYDGDKGFGFLTRDDGGEVFVHSSSLPPGTTSLRPGQKVDFGVAEGRKGAQALQVRLLEDQHSVARARRKKPDEMVVITEDLIKLLEGLSNGYRRGRHPERREASRIASVLRVVADDLEA, from the coding sequence GTGCCCACCGGCAAGGTCAAGTGGTACGACGGCGACAAGGGTTTCGGTTTCCTCACCCGCGACGACGGCGGTGAGGTCTTCGTGCACTCCTCCTCGCTCCCTCCGGGCACCACGTCGCTGCGGCCCGGCCAGAAGGTCGACTTCGGCGTGGCCGAGGGCCGCAAGGGCGCCCAGGCGCTCCAGGTCAGGCTCCTGGAGGACCAGCACTCGGTCGCCCGGGCGCGGCGCAAGAAGCCGGACGAGATGGTGGTGATCACCGAGGACCTCATCAAGCTCCTGGAGGGCCTGTCCAACGGCTACCGCCGGGGACGCCACCCCGAACGGCGCGAGGCGTCCAGGATCGCCTCCGTGCTGCGCGTGGTCGCCGACGACCTGGAGGCCTGA